In Paraburkholderia youngii, the genomic stretch GTATCGAATCAGACGCGCGCTTTTGCCGTCGATCCGAAAGCTCAGGGGCGCATCAATAGCCTTTATATGACGGCCACGTTTTTCGGCGGTGCGGTCGGCGCGACGCTTAGCGGCTGGCTGATGGCGCGCTATGGGTGGACCGGCATCGTCGTATTCGGCATCGCGCTCGGCGTGCTCGCCGCCGCGATTCACTGGATCGGCGCGAATCGGGGGGCGGTAGTCGATGTCCAGACAACCCCCGATTGATCGCGCGTTACCGCCTGGTTCGAACGTCGTTGACTGCAGAGGTAAATCATGAAGGTCGCGATGAAAACTGTCGTCCGTAGAGATGATGCTCCGACGATCGTGCATGCGATGAAGTCGGTCGATCCCGACGCGAAAGTCGAAGTCGACGTCGTCATCCGAAGCCGCTTCGCCGGATCGGATCGCCGCGCCGTTGGATGGCCCGGATGCGATCCATGCTGGCCCGTGGATGAACCTTTTGTCCAGGCAAGCCGCGGCGATTGTCGTCAGAATCCAGAGGACCAGTTTGACGCGAGTCAGGTATGAGCAAAAACTCGAAAACTGCCGTGCAGGAAATTCATGAAGCACCGTCTGCCGGTGAATCGATGTCGGGTGCCGACATCATCTTGCGCGTGCTCAGCGAACAGGGCGTCGATACCGTGTTCGGCTATAGCGGCGGTGCAATCCTGCCGACCTACGACGCTGTGTTCCGTTTCAACGAACTGCATGCACACGATCCGGCACGGCAGATCAACCTCGTCGTACCGGCCAACGAACAGGCTGCGGGCTTCATGGCCGCGGGCTATGCGCGCGCGAGCGGCAAGGTCGGCGTTTTCATGGTCACGTCCGGCCCCGGCGCGACCAACGCGGTGACGCCGATCGCCGACTGCAACGGCGATTCGGTGCCGGTCGTGCTGATCTGCGGACAGGTGCCGCGCGGCGCGATCGGCAGCGATGCATTCCAGGAGGCGCCGGTGTTCAACATCATGTCGGCGTGCGCGAAGCAGGTGTTTCTCGTCACCGATCCGGACAAACTCGAACAGACACTGCGCACTGCATTCGAAGTCGCGCGCACCGGACGGCCCGGCCCCGTCGTCGTCGATGTGCCGAAAGATATCCAGAACTGGACCGGTAGGTGGCAGGGGCAGGGCACGCTCGCGTTTCGCGGCTACTCCGATCGTCTTCGCAAGGTGGCCAAAGGCGCGCATCTCGACCACGGCAAGCGCGCCGAGTTTTTCGATTTGCTCGCGCAAAGCCGGCGTCCGCTGCTGTATGTCGGCGGCGGCATCATCACAGCTGGGGCGACCCGGGAGCTGCGGCAGTTTGCCGAGCGTTACCGGATTCCCGTGGTGCATTCGTTGATGGGGCTCGGCACGATATCGGTAAAACACGAACTGGGCCTTGGCATGCTCGGCATGCACGGGGCAGCCTGTGCGAACTATGCAGTGGAGGATTGCGATTTTCTGATCGCGGTTGGGGCGCGGTTCGACGACCGGGTCGCCGGCGGCCGCCCACACGCGTTTGCGCCGCGAGCGCGCCACGTCGCACACATCGATATCGACGAGGCCGAAATCAACAAGGTGAAACGCGCGCATTGGGCTCATGTCGGCGATGCGAAGAACGCGTTGCTGTCGTTGATGGACCACGATGCACAGTTCGAGGCTCCGGCGGCGTGGCTCGACCATATTGGCGAACTGAAGCGGCATTACGGCATGAACTACGAGCGCAACAGCCCGCTGATCCAGCCGCAGTTCGTCGTCGAAAAGCTCAGCGAGATCACCGGCGGCCGGGCCATCGTGACTACCGGCGTGGGGCAGCACCAGATGTGGGCTGCGCAGTTCTTCGACTTCGTCGAGCCGCGAAGCTTTCTGAGTTCGGGCAGCATGGGGACGATGGGCTTCGGGCTGCCCGCGGCGATCGGCGCGCAGATAGGGCGCCCGGATGCCCTCGTGATCGACATCGACGGCGACGGCAGCATGCGGATGAATATCGGCGACCTCGAGACCGCGACCACGTATGGCGTTCCAATCAAGGTGCTGTTGCTCAACAACGTCGGTGACGGGATGATCCGGCAGTGGCAGCGTCTCTTTTATGACGGACGCTTATGCGTGAGCGACAAGTCACTTCATCGGAAGGACTTCGTGATGGCGGCCAAGGCCGACGGGTTCGAGTTTGCGCAGCGCGTCGAGGCGATCGCCGAATTGGAAGGCAAGCTCCGAGCTTTCGTCGGATTCCCCGGGCCGGCTTTTCTCGAAGTGATGATCGACCAGAACGCCGATGTGTTTCCGATGGTCGGGCCGGGACAAAGCTATGCGGAGATGATCACCGGGCCTTTCATCCCCTCTCGCAATGAGCAGGAAGCTGGCGGCAAGCACGCGGTGCGTCAGGCGGCGTCGGATATGTTCTAAGTGAAGTGAGCCGGCTTTGGGCCGGCTCACGAGGCGCTTCGAGTCGCGACTTGCGGGGCGCGAAGCGGGAAGGGCATCAATTGCGTGTGGTGCGGGCCGCTCAGGCGCGCGGAATCTTAGCAATGGCGACAATTTCGACCGCAGCGTTGGCGGCAACCTCGCTATGCGAAAACGCCGAGCGCGCATGGGCCGCCTTGTCGGCGACCACGGCGGCGAACGCCTCCAAAACGCCGCCGACCACGGCGGGCTGATCGTAGAAGCCATCGGCTGAACTCGCGTGCATGCGCAATGGGCAAGCGAACACGACCGCTACCTGTCGTCCCTCGGATTGCCTGCAACGGCGGAGCCATTCCAGCAAACGCAGATCAGCGATGACGCTCGCGAATTCGGCCAGGCTGTGGATGGCAGCCAGCTCGCTAGGGGAAGCATCCTTAACTCGTTTCACATCGCGCTGAAGTTCAAGGCTGTCTGGATAGTGTCATCTTGCGTGCGTTCTTGCCTGCGGTTACTGGCAAGACCGGTGGCAGATTGATTACGTCCTACGCCGGTCCGCCCCATTACGCGGCGGAATAGTGTCTATGACGCCGCGTCTATAGAGCGATCATTCTGGCTAGCCTAATGTAGTCCAACAGCGACGGTTCGGAAGGCACGGTGTACGGCCAAATCCCGAGCGTTCTCCATTGCGGGTGACCGGTAGGTCTGCCCGATACCGGGAGAAGTGAAATGTCCTACGCGCAATTACCACCGCAAGCGGCGCCGCGCGGACTCGAGCGCGAGTCCGCAGCGTGCATCATTCCACGACGATATCCGCACGCCGAAGATTTGCGAAGTGACGATTCGCGAGCAGGACATTCCCGTGCAATCGAGCCCATGACGTATAACGGTTCGCGAACCTCTGCCGCAAACAAGCCCGATATCCCCAATCTGATGTTCGCACCCGATTACCCGGTCCATTCCGATCGGGACCGAAACTCATAGCGTCCCGACGAAGCGCGCTTCAGACGCTTTGCGGTGCTTGTGCTTACAGCACACGCACACGCCCGGTTCGCATCGCCGGGCTGGTGCGTGAGGCGCACGGCCTCTCACAAGCACTTCATTCGCAGTCCAACTCAGAGCAATATCTAAAGCGCCGTGCGTTGCCTGACGAGCGCGAAGGGAAAGCCATGCCCTTTTTCGAGTATCGCGGCTTGCGTCGGTGTGTCAGCGTCCCGCTCATCGCGGGCGCCGCGGTTGCATCATGCTGCCGGGTAGCAACCGTCCATGCAACCGAGGGCGGGGGGAACAACTATCCGGTCGGCGTGAACACACTGCTGCCGGGCATTCAGCCGGCCCCTGGCAATCACTTGTATGTCTACCTGCAAGACTACGAAGCGACCACGCTGGCAGGAAACAACG encodes the following:
- the ilvB gene encoding biosynthetic-type acetolactate synthase large subunit; protein product: MSKNSKTAVQEIHEAPSAGESMSGADIILRVLSEQGVDTVFGYSGGAILPTYDAVFRFNELHAHDPARQINLVVPANEQAAGFMAAGYARASGKVGVFMVTSGPGATNAVTPIADCNGDSVPVVLICGQVPRGAIGSDAFQEAPVFNIMSACAKQVFLVTDPDKLEQTLRTAFEVARTGRPGPVVVDVPKDIQNWTGRWQGQGTLAFRGYSDRLRKVAKGAHLDHGKRAEFFDLLAQSRRPLLYVGGGIITAGATRELRQFAERYRIPVVHSLMGLGTISVKHELGLGMLGMHGAACANYAVEDCDFLIAVGARFDDRVAGGRPHAFAPRARHVAHIDIDEAEINKVKRAHWAHVGDAKNALLSLMDHDAQFEAPAAWLDHIGELKRHYGMNYERNSPLIQPQFVVEKLSEITGGRAIVTTGVGQHQMWAAQFFDFVEPRSFLSSGSMGTMGFGLPAAIGAQIGRPDALVIDIDGDGSMRMNIGDLETATTYGVPIKVLLLNNVGDGMIRQWQRLFYDGRLCVSDKSLHRKDFVMAAKADGFEFAQRVEAIAELEGKLRAFVGFPGPAFLEVMIDQNADVFPMVGPGQSYAEMITGPFIPSRNEQEAGGKHAVRQAASDMF